The genome window CAAGGCATCAGCCCAGGCCCAGTTGCCTAGAGGGGCCAGAACCCAGGAGGCTACACCCCAGGTGTGAGAGGCCTAATGATTCAGACCAAGATGGGGACACTCTGGAAAGTCCGTAGGAAGCGCAGGCAGTGACTCAGTGCATGTCCCGGGCCAGCCAGCCTGACCTGGTCAGGCCCCATGGCCCTGTGCACTGAGGGACCAAGGTCCCAGGATGCTGGAGCCTCCGGGTGAGAGTGGGGCCAGGCAGGCCTCAGGTCGACCTCCCTGGAGCCCTCAGGTCCCCACCATGTCTGGCCAGACTGCTGCCTACTTTTTGGAAGCCTGAGGCCCACAAACGGAGCATCCCTGGACTCAGCTTGGTGGACAACACCCCCACACAGGTCCACAGTGCCCAACAGGCTACAGACCTGACCCTTGGCCCAGACGTGGCCGGACTTGTGTGGCTCCCTTGGCCCCAATCCAGCATGGCTATGCTGGCCACTGAGGTTTGTTGGAAGCTGTTGGGGCCCAGGGTTCAGTCAACCCCCAATGCTGGGCCCTAGGCCCACTCAGAGCAGGTCACCTGGCTGCCCCTCACCAGAGGCCCCTGCCCCACTTGGCAGATGGCAGCAGAGACCCACCCAAGCCTCCAGCCTTGAGCCACCTTCAaacaaggcctggcacagcctAGAGCCTATGTCCCCTGCTGTCCCTGCTCCACCACCCAGGCTCAGCTCTGGCCATAAGACACGCCTGTGGAGGCTGCTTGGTGCCCTGCTTGTCGCCATGGGAGTAGGGACAACAGAATTGGTCCCATGTTATGGACCAGCTTCTGATGGGGTTTTTCTCAAGCGTCAGCAAGCCAGGCTAGGCCACAGGTGGCTGAGGGACGTGACAATTTCGGGAATTCCCAGGCATGGAGAATGGAAGGCTGATGGCCcaggcagggagacctgggtggGGTCAGGCCAAGTGGCGGGCTAGAGCCCCGCTGAGTCTCACTTCTCAGATGCAGGCTGAAGGCACGGGCCAAACAGTGGGTGGGGGGCCAGGAACCTGGACATGCCCCCAGGCATCCCCACCGACGCTGCCCGAGGAGGAACATGGAGAGAGGCTGGTAGAGCTGCACGCCTCCTTCAGGGAGCTGGTCACCTTCTTCTGCACCAACTCCACTATCCACGGCACCATCCGCCTTGTTTGCTCCAGCCAGAACCGCCTCAAGACGGCCTCCTGGGGGCTACTGCTGGCAGGAGCCCTGGGCGTGCTCTACTGGCAGTTCGCACTCCTCTTCGAGCAGTACTGGCGTTACCCGGTCATCATGACAGTGTCTGTGCACTCGGAGCGCAAGCTCTTCCCATCGGTCACTCTGTGCGACATGAACCCACACCGGTGAGGGCTGGTCCATCCTGGGGCCCCTCCCCTGGTGCGGTCACAGCAGGACAACCCACCTCTTCCTGCTCTGTGCCCCAGGGGCAGGGATAAAGGACAAGAAGAATAAGCTGAGTGTTACTGTGACCAGTGCCAAGCTGGAGGGACCTTCAGGAGTTAGGCAGcccaggatggggaggggaggagagctgGAGGCTTTCCAGAAGAGCAGGTGCCCAGGAGAGGGGGGCAGGGTAATATTGCAGTGTGGAGTCAGCGGAGCAAAGACAGGGAAGGGCTGTGAATGAGCCAGAGGAGGATGGGGTCccgggggtgggaggcaggccaGGCCGGGGGTCTGACTTCCCTCTGCAGCCCCGGCTCTGTATTCAGAACCACCTTCTAGGCTTCTGAggatggcagggggtggggggctcctaTCCTGTCTGCGACTTCGGGGTCAGTGCCTGGGGGCCAGCTTGACTCTCTCCAAAGTGCGTGTGCTAAGGGGCCCTGGCtctgacccccacccctgccctgcccccaggccaCACTTAGCCCGCCACCATCTGCGGGTTCTGGATGACTTTGCCCGGGAGAGCATCTACTCCCTGTATCGGTTCAACTTTAGCAACAGCATGGACGCCCTGGGGGCCGAGGTCCCAGGTCCAGAGCCCGCCTTCCATCTGGACCGTAGGATCCGCCTGCAGAGGCTGAGGCCCTTGCATGGCCAGAACAGAGTGGGCTTCAAACTGGTGAGTGTCCAGCCCGGGGGGTCTGCATGGGACTCGGGCAGGCAGTCGCGCCCACACTGACCCCACGCCCCACAGTGTAACAGCAGTGGCGGCGACTGTGTTGAGCGGGCCTACTCCTCTGGCGTGGTGGCCGCCCGGGAGTGGTACCGCTTCCACTACATAAACATCCTGGCCCTGCTGCCCGCTGCCCATGAGGACAGCCACGGCAGCCACTTTGTCTTCTCCTGCCGCTACGATGACCGGGACTGCCATGCCCAGTGAGTACAGACCAGTgtccgctccccccaccccacccagtggTCTGCCAGCCCCACGGGCTCCCTCCAGAGACAAGGCACCTGTGCTCCCCTCCCCAGAACCCCAGGCCACACACAGCAGGGTGGTGGGTGGAGGGCGTGTGCTTGTCTGAGCATGGCCCCTGGTTCCAGGCACTTCCAGACGTCCCACCACCCCACCTATGGCAGCTGCTACACCTTCAACAGTGTCTGGGCAGCACAACGGCCGGGCGTCACCCACAGTGAGTGCCAGCTGGGACTGGGTGCGGGCGGGGTGTCCAGGCTGACCTGGCCTCACCCCTGGCCTCCCCCAGGGATCAGCCTGGTCCTCAGGGCTGAGCAGCTGGACCACCTCCCTCTACTGTCCACGAAGGCTGGCATCAAGGTCATGATCCACCCACAAGACCACACGCCCTTCCTGGAGCATCAGGGCTTCAGCATCCGGCCAGGGACGGAGACCACCATTGACATCCGTGAGGTGGGCCGCCCCTGCCTCCAGGCTCTCAGCCTGTTTCCAaccctggggggaggggcaggacctCCAGCTTGAGGCAGCAAGACTGAGTAGCCCTCCTTCCCCCAGGACGAGGTGCACCGGCTCGGGAGCCCCTATGGGCAGTGCATGGTCAGCACAGGCAGCGTGGACGTGCAGCTACTGTACAACACCTCCTACACCAGGCAGGTGAGTCTGGGCGTGGAGGATGGGGAGGCGGGGCAGGGGcccagggaaggggctggggagtgggtgggggagcaggccagtgggaaggaggggaggcaggcaggccagGGAGAGGGGCAGCTGCTCCGGACCCCCAGCTTCAGCCCCCATTGTCCCCCTAGGCCTGTCTGGTCTCCTGCTTTCAGCATCTGATGGTGGAGACCTGCTCCTGCGGCTACTTCTTCTACCCTCTGCCGGCGGGAGCCGAGTACTGCAGCTACATGCGGCACCCAGCCTGGGGTGAGCTCCCCGCCCCACCCTACCAGCCTGTTTGGCCAACAGCAGACCTCCCCACCGCCCCTGGGTCGCTTCTCATAGGTTCACCCGTGACTGTCTCCCCAGGTCACTGCTTCCACCACCTCTACCAGAAACTGAAGACCCACCAGCTTCCCTGCACCACCCGATGCCCGCGGCCTTGCAGGTGAGGGGGTGTGCTGGGCTCCGTTTGGTCTGCCGGGGGCCAGCACACAGGGATGTGATGGGGCTGTCTCTCCCAGGGAGTCTTCGTACAAGCTCTCTGCCGGGACCTCCAGATGGCCTTCCTCCACATCAGCTGTGAGTCCCCAAAGTGGGGGGTGAGGGATGGACAAGTAGGGAGATCACGAGCAGAGAGCCCTCCCGGGACTGGCCTGTGTCCCCACAGTCCTGCCCTCACACCACCCTGCAGCGCCCAAGGGCCAGGAGGAGCCGCGGTCACAGCAAGTTTTTTGCGTGCAGGACTGGgtcctggctgtgctgggtgagCCAAGCCGACGGAACCCATGGCCACCTTCTGCTTCTATCAAgtcctggccgctgcccctgcCCTCCTTACCCTCCAGGGCCTGCACAGAGGGCCCCACCAGCAGGTCTGGGGCTCAACCCCTCTCACCTGAGCCCTGCCCCAGCATCAGCCTGGCCAAGGTGAACATTTTCTATCAGGAGCTCAACTACCGCACGGTGGATGAGACGCCGGTCTACTCGGTGAGCTGCCTCCTGGGCCAGGGCCGGGAGAGGGGTGGGGCCAGCACCTGGGCCTCTGCTCACCACTGCCAACACCCGCAGGTGCCACAGCTGCTCTCAGCCATGGGCAGCCTCTGGAGCTTGTGGTTCGGTTCTTCCGTCCTCTCAGTCGTGGAGGTGCTAGAGCTGCTGCTGGACGCCATGGCCCTCACCCTACTGCTGTGCTGCCGCTGGCTCCGTGGGTCTCGGGGCCAGCCCAGGGCGGCCACAAGGGTGCACCCTCCGAGCCAGAGGCCAGCCAGTGGACCAGTGGCTGCAGGCACAACGTCGAATGCCCCGGGGCCTGGCTGCCTTCACCTCCCAAGATGCTGCCGGGACTTCGGCAGGAGTCTCGACTGAGTTCAGCCAAGCGTGGGCCCCAAAGACCCCTGACACCTGAACCAGTCTGAACCTGGCCTGATCCTGGGAGCAGTGGCAGCGGTGGGCTCTCCTGACTGCCCAGGGCGGGCCAGTCAAGCCCCATGGGGCTTCCTGGGCCAACCAACCCAAACCTGGGGCCCAGGAAGCAGCAGCACCAGAGCTGGGGGGTGGCTCGCCGCCAGGCACAGAGCACAGAAGGGCTTCTTGTTAGCCAATCCACCCTGCCCTGTTCAGTGGTGGCCTCACAGGTCTCAAGgaggcccagggcaggcagggaaTAAGGGAGCATCCTCACCACCCTGGATTCCCATGTTCTGGTTGTGATGGAGCATCTGCCCAAGTGGAGGAGTGTGTGCCCGTGTGTGGGGGGCGCTCCACATGGGAGTGTGTCTGTTTGGTGCCAGTGACATATGTTCGCGTGTTTCTGTGTCAACAGGTCTGTCTGTACCTACATGTAGGTGTGTGCAGGCATTGGGAAGAGCCTCACTCAGCTTGGGGCcaatgggaggaagggaagggccaGGCCCGGGCACTCAGTGACCTGGGGCCACTTTGCAATAAAATGATTTCACCTAGTGGCTAGGGTGTTTTCTGCTGCCCTTCCGGTTTCCTGAGTGAGCTGAAAACCTCCAACCAGATAGTACTGCCACATCCTCAGTCACAGGTGCTGTGGTCGTTGTagggcaggggacatggggcAGAGTTTGCCTAGGGGACAAGGCTAGGACCAGACCATCCTCGCCAGTTAGTGTCCATCCTAGAAAAGGGCGGGGCAGCCACAGTGGAGTATCAGGAACTGATTTTAATCAATGGAGCCCAGGTTTCAGGCAGGCCCTCAGGTTCCAGCTTACTGCACCCTTTGAGGGCACCACTGGTGCTGTCCCACGCAGGGCCGCCCCTTGGGGAAGGCAGgtgaccccccaccccagtcGAGACAGAGCAGAGTGAGGCGGGTGAGGCGAGGCAGCGGGTGCAAGCGGCTGTTTATTAACTGTGATCTGGAGTGGAGGCGGGTCCCGCCAGCTGAGGCCCTAGCAAAGGCCCTGGCGCAGgcagtggggtgggaggtgggggcaaaGCTCaagcagggagagaggaaggagttaATTCTGCTCTCTGGGTGTCACAGCCAGCAGGCGAGGGAGTTGGGGGCCCACCTTGCTGCCCATGGGGCCTCCCTGGGCAGCCTTTGCATAGTGACCAGCCAACTGGCCTTGGACTGGCCGAGGGTAGAGATGGGGAGAGGCCCAGCCACTGCCCCAGGGCTCCAGGAAGGGGAATgcagaaggcatcagagggcccTGGGGCTGAGCTGAAGCCCCATGGGCTGAGCCAGGGGCAAGGCTGGTGAGGGGGCAGGGCTGAGCTGCAGAGCCCCCCCCAGCAGCGGGCAGAGCTGGGGGTCAAGGTGGTCCTTGAGTCCAGAGAAAAGACGTGAGACAAAGTGAGAACGAGGTCATTGTAGAAAACCCCTCAGTCCGTGACAAAGGACATCAGATGCAGGGGTGGGAAGAGTGATGCACTTGCCACCCGCTCTGGGAAAAGGCAGGGACAGATGGGGCTGCATGGCCAGCCACACGGCCTCAGGACGTCCGTGCCCAGTCAGGGCTGAGGCCCCAGGCCAGAGCCCCCAAGCACCCAAGAAGCCCAGCCTGGATGCTGGGGTCGCTAAGTGAGGTACACGGGTTGATTCCCTGGATGGGCGGTCCCCTCTGCCCTCACAAGGTGCCGGTGGCCAGCCACCAGCCCCAGGGCCCAGCGGAGGGGCTAGGGGCATGGGAGGGACCCAACTAGCAGGTCAGTGTCCTTGGGCAGTAAAGTGGGGGCACGAGGTGACACAGGCCCTGAGGGCAGAGTGGGGCACCAAGTGGCATGGGCCCAGGGATAGAGGGGCAGGAGGTGACACGGGCCTGGGGGAGCAGAGAGGAGCACAAGGTGACATGGGGCCTTGAGAGTGGTTTGTGACACGAGCAACCCAGGCCCCCTAGGAAGGGGTCACCTGAAGACACAGGGTCCCTGGGCGGGGAGTGATGCAACACCTCCTGGGGAAGACTGGAGCTTCATAAGACTCAGTGCTGGTCCTGCTCCGGCCCGGGGTGGGGGccgctggaggaggagggcagagccgGCAGCAGGGCCTCCAGGAGCTCCGGAACACCAATGCTCTCCGGAAACGGGCCGGTGGGGGGGTCCCGCCCGGGGGGTCCCGCCCACCCCGCTGCCCTAGCTCTCGTCCAGGTGAAGGCTGATGAATTCCTGGATGCACCTGCGGTACTGGAGCTCAGTGGGGCTGCTGCCGGTCAGAGGGCCCGGCTGGCCAGAGGGCGCCTCGGCCTCACGCATCTCCTCGGCCATTCGCGCCAGACGGAGCCTGGAAGAGGGCGGGCCTTGGGAAGAGCCtagcccgcccccaccccacctcgtCCTAGACCTGAGGAGGGCGGGCCTTGTGAAGTGCTCCGCCCCGCCCACAGGGTCCCCCACCCACACCGCCCTCCTGCTCACAGAGTGACGATGTCCGCGTTTGCTTCCTGCACCGCGATGCTCAATGGGTCCTGCTGAGCGTGGTCCAAGGCATGCTGGTCCGCCCCCCTCTTCAAGAACAGGCAGACCTGGCTGAGAGCGGAGCGGGCAAGTCAGGTCAGGCCTTGGGCAGGTACTAGTGGGCTGGCAACCCGGGGCCATGGGGCGGGGGTAAGTGAGGGTATGACCAGCCCACGACTCACCCAGTACGGCCAAGGAGAGTGGCGTGGTGGAGGGGAGCCCGGCCGTGGCTGTCTCTTTGGTTCACGTCCGCTCCGTTTTGCAGGAGGAATTCACAGACGATCAGGGAGCCCTGGGGAAGCCGGCGTGGGGAGGCGGTATGGTTCAGACGGAGCCAAACCACGGAGACGGTTCCTTGCagctcccccccacctcccaccacaccCCGACACCCCTTCAAGCTGGCGCACCAAGGGAGAGCCGCTGTGAAGACGCTGCACCTGGGTCCGGGGGCAGCCGGGCGCCTACTTACCCCCAGTACAGCCTGCACCAGCGGCGTCTTTCCCTCGTCCTCCGCGTCAGCCCAGTTGACCTCCGCCCCGTGCGCCAGAGCCGCCGCCAGGGCGGGAAGGTCGCGGGTGCGCGCCGCGCGGTGCGCCAGCAGCCCCGGATGCAGCTCGCGCACGTCTGCCAGGCCCCAGGTCTCCGCCTCTCCGTCCGCCTCGCCGCTGGACTCCTCCGACTCTGCACCCTCTGCGAGGACAGGGCGATCAGGGCCGGTAAGCCGGCCCGGAGCGGGGGAGGCGCAGGGCCGGGGATGGGGAGCCACGCACTCACCCTCCTCAGCGACGCGGTCCACCACAGAGCCCACGCCGAAGGCCAGGACATCTGAGCTGCCGTCGGAGCTGCCCCCTAAGCCGCTGTCGCTGCTCAGACCTGCAAAGTCCACAGCCAGAGGGGGTCCTGAGAGCGTCTGGGGGAAGGCTGGAGGGCCGCCCACACTCCCGGGGATGCTGCCCGGAGCAGGATCAGTCCCCACTAGCGGGCAGAGGAGAGCCCTGCCCAGGATGGGAGGAAAGGCGAGAAAATCAGGTGACAGCTCAACAGAGTCAAGGATTAAGCGCCCCCTAGGAGCACAGCCGTGGGTGTGATCCCCACCCTCGCTCAGGCCTGCCCTAGCAGGACGGATGGGCCGAAGCGCCGCCATAATGCAAGCTTGGGAGGTCTCCATCCAGACGCGGTTCCAGGCAGCAGTGAGCGGCACCCAAGAGCAGCCCTCACAGAAGAGCCCCGAGCTGCGGGACGGCGAGGCAGCGCCCTCTGCTGCCCGAGGGCACCCGCTCACCCCATCAGCCCTGCCAATTCTTGGCCCCCGTCTATGCCTTCTGTCCACACTGCCCAGAAAGGCGGCCCAGACGCCCCTGGCCAGTGGGTGCTGTTAGACACTTTACAGGCAGGCGACAGGGCGGGGAGGGCCCCAACCTGCAgcatgtgccccccacccccactccaggaGGAGCTGAAGAAGATGCACACAATTGTCTTTCAGGAGCTGGTCTGGCACACAGCTGTCCACGAACACACACGTATGTGCACACAcccatgtgtgtacacacatgtacacactcacATGTATGTACCCATATGCACAGtcatgccacacacacactcctgtgtGCACACTGCACACGGGTCTCCCTGAGGGTCATGGCTCCAGCCTCCAAGTCAGTGGCTGAGTTACCCCCAGCCCCTGGAGATACTGTCCCAGCCTTAGCCCTGCTTGGCCCCCAGACTCTCCCCATCCTTACACTAGTCCCTCCTGCAAGGAATGCCCATCCTTCCGGTCCCTGGGCGAGTGGCCACAGCTATCCCATACTTGTCCACCCTCTGAGCAAGCATGCCTGGTCCCTGCTCTGAGCTGCCCTGGCTGAGCTAGGGGGGGGTGGGCAGCAGGGGACTTACTGCGTGGGCCGGCTGCAGCAGCCCCTGCATCGAAGTAGGAGAAAAGGGAGTCCAGTTCGTCCGGGCAGAAGAGCGAGTCCCTGCGGAACCTGGGCTCTACGGAGCCTGCAGCAGGGCAGTAACCGGGCCAGGCTGGGAGGCAGGCAGAGCTTGGGGCTCTgctccttcctccccccacccctggcctcccTGGGGTCCATAGTCTGGAGGCTCACCCCCTGCCCAGGCCTGTGAGCTGGGGCGCACCTGCCGGCCCCCTCCCACCTGAGCACAGGGCAGCCACAGAGGGCAGAACGGGCTCCATCCGGACTTTGCTGCGGCGGGGGGCAGGGGCTCGGGGGGAGCTGTGGTGACGCTGGCACTTCTGCACCCTCCAGCGCTGTGGGGCCTCCCGGGCTGGTGCCGAGGGCGGCCTCTGCACAAACTTCTTCTCCACATATTTGTCCTTgatccaggcctccttgtcctgtCTGGACCAGGACCAGACATGAAGCCGCACTTGTGGGTGGGGGCTCCCCAGGCCCTGCCTAGGCTACCCCACACCTCACCTGGGGCTGCTGGCTGTAGGCTTCCTACTGCCCGGCCCCTCACACTGGGCCTCGTAGATCCGGTTCACGGTGCTGTTTCCAAGTTCACACATCAGCTGGCAGGAGAGGGTGAGGCCAGCATCAGCCCAGCCCACAGACCTCCCCTCAAGTGGGCAGACCCCGCTCCTGTCTCCCCGCCCtgctcaccccccaccccccacccccaccaccagctGCCTGGGGGACTGCAATGGCCCCCACACACCTTCAGTAGCTCCGGTTCCCATGAGTCCAGGGTCAGGGACCGCACCTTGGAGCAGTGGACGCCCAGGCTCCTGGATGATGGGGAGGAGGAGTCAGGGCGTggctccgcccccaccccctccacaccGCCCAGGAGGCCCACCTGTGGATGCCTGAGCACTCGATGCAGAGCAGCACACCCAGGTTGATGCTGGCCCAGCGTGGATCAGGCTGGCCGCAGTCACCACACTGGCTGTTGCCGGCCACGTTCTGCACCCGCTGCAGCACACTCTCACCCTTGACACTGCGTTCCCGAGAGTCCGTGGCAGAGTCGATGCTGCTTGTGGACGGGGAGGCAGTGCGGTCCAGCCTCTGGGGACCGGGTGAGGGGTCACTCAACCCTACGGGAGCTCCAACCCCAGTCTCCCCAGTGGGGgccccctcttcctccccagaTACAGGGGCCGACACAGGCCAGGGTGCCTGAGGCACGAGCCTGCACCCCCATGTGGGCACACACACtgatgtgcacatgtgtgctggTGTGTGAATGCACATGTGTGCTGGTGTGTGGCCTGCGGGAGTTGTACACGCACATGCAGGGAGGGCCCACCTCACTGTAGCAGCTGTCAGGGCTCTCCCGATAGGCGGAGGCAATGCTGGCTTGCACCGCCTGAACCCAGGCCTGCCGCAGTTTCTCTGAGTCGGCTTGCAGCATGCAGCTCCTGCAGGAAGGGGCCTGTCAGCCTGCGCAAGCAGGGGCTCTTGCCACATCATGCCCTGGGCAGGACCTGCTTACTTGGTGGGCGACACGACCTCAAAGCAGAACCTCCGCTCGACGTCCTCACAGGGCTTCACAGAGCAGAGCCGGAGGTCGTCCACAACCACAGTCAGCACGTCCTGTGGGCATGACCGCCGTGGCCCTCGCGCTCagcacccacccctgccccaccctgaccACCCCGTCCACTGCTCTACCCAGGACACAGATTGCCTGGGGTTCAAGTGGTCTCTGTCCCTGGCCACTCAGGCTATGGTGCCCATCCATGTCCTCAGCCCTGTGATACCAATCCCCCCAACCGCCCACCCCCAGGCCAGGTGAGAAGGCCCAGGAGTGGCTGCCCTGGGCCCAGTGCACCTTGAGCTTCTTCTGGTAGACCAGCTGGCTGTTCTGGATGGAGAACCAGCGCCTGGGTAGGGAATGGGCCAGGAGGGGTCAAGCCAGGCTGGGCACCCTCCCCCACCTATCTGCCCTGCAGTCCCCTGAGGAAGGGCCTCCCTTACCGGTTCCATGTCTTGAAGGCGTTGCTGGCCCTCTTGAAGAGGTAGCCTTCCATCACTACCCCACTGGGTGCATCCACATCAAACTCCACCTTGGGCTCATCGTAGGAGAAGTCCTGGGAGCAGTCGGAGCCCAGCCCCCCATGAGCACCCACCCACTGCTGTGCGGACATGGCTGCCCTCCCAGGCTCCCCCCAGCCAAGGTTGAGAGGGTGGGTCTTCACAGCCACTTCCTGACCAAAACCCCATGGGGGCAGATGCCTTCTGCCACAGCTGGGGGCCCGGAGCGCTCCGGCCCCACCCCCTAGCTCCCCCCGCCCAGCACAGACAGCAGGCTCTGGGTAGGATCAGGAAGGAAGCCGCCTCCCTTGTCCTCAGTCCCCCATTCAAGTTGCCAGCTGGGCTGCTCCAGCCAGCCTGACAGAGCTCCATTCACACGGGCCAGGGAGACACTGAGCGTTGTCCTGTGTGTCCGGCAGTGGGAGAGGAGGCCCAGCCACCTGCTCCCCTGGCTGAGTGGGGGCGGGAAGGGACAGCTGCAGCTGCTCCCGAAGGGGACTCAGTCCTAGCTCAGCAGCCTCCGCTGGTGCTGGGCGCGCCCCGGGAGGTGTTCAGGGTCGGAGCGCCGGGGCTGCGGAGGTGTCCTTGGTGCTGAAACAGGGCGAGGCGGACAGAGGCCCCACCCacctgtccccccccccccccccccccccgggtgAGCACCCACTCACCTGCAGCAGCGTCTGAGGGCGGGAGCGGGAGGAGCgggagcagggagagagagagccagTGAGTGAAGCcctgctgcctcctcctgggA of Bubalus bubalis isolate 160015118507 breed Murrah chromosome 5, NDDB_SH_1, whole genome shotgun sequence contains these proteins:
- the ACAP3 gene encoding arf-GAP with coiled-coil, ANK repeat and PH domain-containing protein 3 isoform X3, producing MALVGKPASPSYPPSKLLRKSWRDGRRGGLGPWRATIDEVETDVVEIEAKLDKLVKLCSSMIEAGKAYVTTNRLFVSGIRDLSQQCQGDTVISECLQRFGDSLQEMVTYHMILFDQAQRSVRQQLHNFVKEDVRKFKETKKQFDKVREDMELSLVRNAQAPRHRPHEVEEATGALILARKCFRHLALDYVLQINVLQAKKKFEILDSMLSFMHAQYSFFQQGYSLLHQLDPYMKKLAAELDQLVIDSAVEKREMERKHAAIQQRTLLQDFSYDEPKVEFDVDAPSGVVMEGYLFKRASNAFKTWNRRWFSIQNSQLVYQKKLKDVLTVVVDDLRLCSVKPCEDVERRFCFEVVSPTKSCMLQADSEKLRQAWVQAVQASIASAYRESPDSCYSERLDRTASPSTSSIDSATDSRERSVKGESVLQRVQNVAGNSQCGDCGQPDPRWASINLGVLLCIECSGIHRSLGVHCSKVRSLTLDSWEPELLKLMCELGNSTVNRIYEAQCEGPGSRKPTASSPRQDKEAWIKDKYVEKKFVQRPPSAPAREAPQRWRVQKCQRHHSSPRAPAPRRSKVRMEPVLPSVAALCSGSVEPRFRRDSLFCPDELDSLFSYFDAGAAAAGPRSLSSDSGLGGSSDGSSDVLAFGVGSVVDRVAEEEGAESEESSGEADGEAETWGLADVRELHPGLLAHRAARTRDLPALAAALAHGAEVNWADAEDEGKTPLVQAVLGGSLIVCEFLLQNGADVNQRDSHGRAPLHHATLLGRTGQVCLFLKRGADQHALDHAQQDPLSIAVQEANADIVTLLRLARMAEEMREAEAPSGQPGPLTGSSPTELQYRRCIQEFISLHLDES
- the ACAP3 gene encoding arf-GAP with coiled-coil, ANK repeat and PH domain-containing protein 3 isoform X6 produces the protein MALVGKPASPSYPPSKLLRKSWRDGRRGGLGPWRATIDEVETDVVEIEAKLDKLVKLCSSMIEAGKAYVTTNRLFVSGIRDLSQQCQGDTVISECLQRFGDSLQEMVTYHMILFDQAQRSVRQQLHNFVKEDVRKFKETKKQFDKVREDMELSLVRNAQAPRHRPHEVEEATGALILARKCFRHLALDYVLQINVLQAKKKFEILDSMLSFMHAQYSFFQQGYSLLHQLDPYMKKLAAELDQLVIDSAVEKREMERKHAAIQQRTLLQDFSYDEPKVEFDVDAPSGVVMEGYLFKRASNAFKTWNRRWFSIQNSQLVYQKKLKDVLTVVVDDLRLCSVKPCEDVERRFCFEVVSPTKSCMLQADSEKLRQAWVQAVQASIASAYRESPDSCYSERLDRTASPSTSSIDSATDSRERSVKGESVLQRVQNVAGNSQCGDCGQPDPRWASINLGVLLCIECSGIHRSLGVHCSKVRSLTLDSWEPELLKLMCELGNSTVNRIYEAQCEGPGSRKPTASSPRQDKEAWIKDKYVEKKFVQRPPSAPAREAPQRWRVQKCQRHHSSPRAPAPRRSKVRMEPVLPSVAALCSGGRGPAGAPQLTGLGRGLARLLPCCRLRRAQVPQGLALLPGRTGLPFLLLRCRGCCSRPTQSEQRQRLRGQLRRQLRCPGLRRGLCGGPRR